The Anas acuta unplaced genomic scaffold, bAnaAcu1.1 SCAFFOLD_435, whole genome shotgun sequence nucleotide sequence aaaaaaaaaaagccccccctTGAGGAGCCAAACTCTGGCTGGGGGGGTCCTGAAGCAGCGTCCCCAGCTCGAGGTCCCGCTGCGACCCCAAACCTGCAGCTGGGGCCAGCAGGGACTGAACCCGGGGCTGAGGGTTTGGGGTCGTCCCCCCCACTTTGTGCACAGGGCATGGCCATGCTGTGGGGGGGGCAGATGCAGCCCCCGACcgcagggacccccccggccgtcccgtcccgtcccctcGCTGCCCTTGGCGCTGGCGCCCAGCCCGAAATAGCAGCGGTGTTGGTTTCCGAACCGGAAGGTGctcggggagggggaggaaggtgccgggggggggggatcggCCCCggagagcagcccccagctgccgGGGTCAGTCAGCGCCGATGGCACCCAccgggcacggggggggggggctggtggCGGCTTCCCCCCCCCATGGGCAGAGTGGGACCCACGGCCCCGCAGCGGGTGGGGGTAACGCACCCCCtgtgccccggccccgcagcgggTGCAGCGGGGCAGTGGGGGGGGTAACGCTCCCGTTGTGCCCCCCCCAGGCGCATGTTCCCGTTCCTCAGCTTCAACCTGTCCGGGCTCAACCCCGTGGCCCACTACAGCGTCTGCGTGGACGTGGTGCTGGTGGATCAGCACCACTGGCGCTACCAGGGCGGGAAGTGGGTGCAGTGCGGCAAGGCCGAGGGCAGCATGCCAGGTACGGCACCACcggccctgccccccccccgacccctccctggggagggggctgtgagCGGGGTAACCCCccccccctgtgtccccccccccagggaacCGCCTCTACCTGCACCCCGACTCTCCCAACACGGGCGCGCACTGGATGCGGCAGGAGGTGTCCTTCGGGAAGCTGAAGCTCACCAACAACAAGGGCGCAGCCAACAACGTGGGACAGGTAGGGCCCCCCCTGgcccccccccaaacaaacctgaccccccccccccaaaccatGCCCCCCCCTGACGGCCGCTGCCCGCAGATGATCGTGCTGCAGTCGCTGCACAAGTACCAGCCGCGGCTGCACGTGACGGAGGTGAAGGAGGGCGAGGGCGAGGGGCCCGgcccctccccgcacacccaCACCTTCGCCTTCCCCGAGACCCAGT carries:
- the LOC137848878 gene encoding T-box transcription factor TBX21-like encodes the protein MFPFLSFNLSGLNPVAHYSVCVDVVLVDQHHWRYQGGKWVQCGKAEGSMPGNRLYLHPDSPNTGAHWMRQEVSFGKLKLTNNKGAANNVGQMIVLQSLHKYQPRLHVTEVKEGEGEGPGPSPHTHTFAFPETQFIAVTAYQNADITQLKIDHNPFAKGFRDNFDSMYAASEGDRLTPSPPDAPGCPQLLPGPRFQP